Proteins from a single region of Alloscardovia omnicolens:
- the nrdG gene encoding anaerobic ribonucleoside-triphosphate reductase activating protein, giving the protein MSEEFIKTSASRRSAHRDFAATETHRGPSIPTELANNPRAGQWDGRVLSRNIVADYKRFIVTDGEGIRCSLYVSGCPFHCHECYNSSIWDFQAGHAYTQELEDQIIADLSLDYVQGLTLLGGEPLLNTPMLLKLTNRIRAEFGHSKDIWAWTGYTWEELMRKGETPDKIELLHNIDILVDGRYISTLHDSLLQFRGSSNQRILDVARSFEENKPVIWDKLHDQERFIPEMYGKERAASEDASENN; this is encoded by the coding sequence ATGTCAGAAGAATTTATCAAAACCAGTGCTTCACGACGCAGTGCTCATCGTGATTTTGCCGCTACAGAAACACATCGCGGTCCGTCAATTCCTACTGAATTAGCGAATAATCCGCGAGCTGGGCAATGGGATGGACGCGTATTATCACGCAATATTGTGGCAGATTACAAACGCTTCATTGTTACCGATGGCGAAGGCATACGCTGTTCTCTTTATGTCAGCGGATGCCCTTTCCACTGCCACGAGTGTTACAACTCATCTATTTGGGATTTTCAAGCTGGCCACGCATATACGCAAGAGTTAGAAGACCAGATTATTGCAGATCTCAGCTTAGATTATGTGCAAGGTTTAACCCTGCTTGGCGGAGAGCCTCTTCTGAACACACCTATGCTGTTAAAACTTACGAACCGCATTCGCGCTGAATTTGGCCATTCTAAGGATATTTGGGCGTGGACTGGCTACACGTGGGAAGAACTCATGCGCAAAGGAGAAACCCCCGATAAAATTGAGCTGCTGCACAACATTGATATTTTGGTAGATGGACGTTATATCAGCACTTTGCATGATTCGTTATTGCAATTTAGAGGCTCTTCTAATCAGCGTATTTTAGATGTTGCGCGTAGCTTTGAGGAAAATAAGCCGGTTATCTGGGATAAATTACATGATCAAGAACGATTTATTCCCGAAATGTATGGGAAAGAACGTGCAGCCAGTGAAGATGCTAGCGAAAATAATTAA
- a CDS encoding chorismate mutase, giving the protein MTDNTEISSQSLDSNTAEVVVQATREIEKLRLHIDEIDDEIVRLLAQRFTTTEKVGRLKAAAGFAPLDAAREERQLARMSALAVECGLDPSIAHAYRDFVVTASKKRHAAIAADNL; this is encoded by the coding sequence ATGACAGATAATACTGAGATTTCATCGCAAAGTTTAGATAGCAATACTGCCGAAGTCGTTGTTCAAGCGACACGAGAGATTGAAAAACTTCGCTTGCATATTGATGAGATTGATGATGAAATTGTGCGCCTATTAGCGCAACGTTTCACGACCACGGAAAAGGTGGGACGATTAAAAGCTGCCGCAGGTTTTGCACCTTTAGATGCAGCTCGAGAAGAACGTCAATTAGCGCGTATGAGCGCATTAGCCGTTGAATGCGGATTAGACCCAAGTATTGCTCATGCATATCGTGATTTTGTGGTCACAGCCTCGAAAAAGCGCCATGCGGCTATAGCAGCGGATAATCTGTAA
- the nth gene encoding endonuclease III encodes MPFRETKKQRAERIHEEYAILCREIPHPKAGLNFRNSFELLIATMMSAQTTDVRVNSVTPELFDLYPTAQSMAEGNVELIGEIIHSIGFWRVKAQRAVQIAQALVRDFHGEVPHTMEELVTLPGVGRKTANVVLGHAFDAPGFPVDTHVIRLTRRLRWRTDWRSSHPDPVHIESEITQYFEPSEWKNVSDRLILFGRSTCHARKPECSTCPLRYSCPSFGMYTS; translated from the coding sequence ATGCCTTTTCGTGAAACGAAAAAACAACGTGCAGAACGTATTCATGAAGAATATGCTATTTTGTGCCGCGAGATACCACATCCAAAAGCCGGACTCAATTTCCGTAATTCTTTCGAACTGCTCATTGCCACAATGATGAGCGCACAAACCACCGATGTTCGTGTCAATTCTGTTACTCCTGAACTCTTTGATTTATATCCCACAGCTCAATCAATGGCTGAGGGAAATGTAGAGCTCATTGGCGAGATTATTCATTCCATCGGCTTTTGGCGTGTAAAAGCTCAACGTGCTGTTCAGATTGCTCAAGCTCTCGTACGTGATTTTCATGGCGAAGTTCCGCACACTATGGAAGAGCTTGTTACGTTACCCGGCGTTGGACGCAAAACAGCAAATGTGGTACTCGGTCACGCTTTTGATGCTCCGGGTTTCCCGGTTGATACACACGTTATTCGCTTAACGCGACGCTTACGCTGGCGTACTGACTGGCGTTCTTCTCACCCTGATCCTGTGCATATTGAATCAGAAATTACACAATATTTTGAACCGTCAGAATGGAAAAACGTGTCGGATCGTTTAATTCTTTTTGGCCGATCCACATGTCATGCACGTAAACCGGAGTGTTCTACGTGCCCATTACGTTACAGTTGCCCAAGTTTTGGAATGTACACGTCTTAA
- a CDS encoding winged helix-turn-helix domain-containing protein encodes MSDFTLLTKSTDPASVLPALALLQHRVRVLPTETSSLVRIPDESIVFLDAREDVATAKTFCSMAAASGVQFPIIVILSEGGCLAFNAEWKATDFVVNTASPAEVETRARVVSMGGLVKPGLVHENVSDSKSENSSSNSSRNGVITCGALEVDTVSYTATLRGEPLDLAYKEFELLKYLVLHPNRAFTRTHLLQEVWGYDYYGGTRTVDVHVRRLRAKLGVEFESVIGTVRNVGYRFDPPQGARNPEHDSHGSLDSSDSTDSPLQSLSSED; translated from the coding sequence ATGAGTGATTTCACGCTTCTAACCAAGTCGACTGATCCTGCCTCCGTTTTGCCTGCTTTAGCTCTTCTTCAGCATCGTGTGCGCGTGCTACCGACGGAGACTTCGTCTTTAGTACGTATTCCTGACGAAAGCATTGTTTTTTTGGATGCTCGCGAAGATGTTGCCACAGCTAAAACTTTCTGCTCTATGGCTGCAGCATCGGGAGTGCAGTTTCCTATTATCGTTATTTTGAGTGAGGGTGGATGTTTAGCTTTTAATGCTGAATGGAAAGCCACTGATTTTGTGGTGAATACCGCCAGCCCAGCCGAAGTAGAAACGCGCGCTCGCGTTGTATCTATGGGTGGTTTAGTCAAACCTGGATTGGTTCATGAAAATGTTTCCGATTCCAAGAGCGAAAATTCCTCTTCGAATTCTTCGCGTAACGGTGTTATTACCTGTGGTGCCTTAGAAGTTGATACCGTTAGCTACACCGCCACCTTACGCGGAGAGCCTTTAGATTTGGCATATAAAGAATTTGAATTGCTGAAGTACTTAGTTCTTCACCCGAATCGTGCTTTTACGCGCACTCATTTATTGCAAGAAGTGTGGGGCTACGATTATTACGGTGGCACTCGTACTGTGGACGTGCACGTGCGTCGTTTGCGCGCTAAATTAGGTGTAGAGTTTGAGTCCGTTATTGGCACAGTGCGTAATGTGGGCTATCGTTTTGATCCTCCTCAAGGTGCACGCAATCCCGAGCACGATTCTCACGGTTCTCTTGATAGTTCAGATTCAACAGACTCACCACTTCAGAGCTTAAGCTCTGAAGATTAA
- the adhP gene encoding alcohol dehydrogenase AdhP — MKAIVATQDKKAAVVDKELRPLQYGEALLDMECCGVCHTDLHVMHQDFGDKTGVVLGHEGIGVVKEVAEGADTLKVGDRVSVAWFFKGCGHCEYCTTGRETLCRSVLNAGYTADGGMAHECIVPADYAVKVPEGLDSYAASSITCAGVTCYKAIKESGVRPGEWIVISGLGGLGNLALQYAKNVFQAKVVAVDINDEQLEFAKKFGADLCVNPLKEDVGEVVQRECGGAHGAVVTAVGKSAFNGAVDALRAGGTLAAVGLPTESMDLNIPRLVLDGIRVVGSLVGTRKDLEEAFQFGAEGKVVPQCQARPMEDINDIFDEMMAGKIRGRMVIDLKH, encoded by the coding sequence GTGAAGGCAATCGTTGCAACCCAAGATAAGAAAGCAGCTGTAGTTGATAAGGAACTGCGCCCATTGCAGTATGGTGAAGCATTGTTGGATATGGAATGCTGCGGTGTATGCCATACCGATTTGCACGTGATGCACCAAGATTTTGGTGATAAGACTGGCGTTGTTTTGGGTCATGAAGGTATTGGCGTTGTTAAGGAAGTAGCTGAAGGCGCAGATACTTTGAAAGTCGGCGATCGCGTATCCGTTGCATGGTTCTTCAAGGGTTGTGGACATTGCGAATATTGCACCACAGGTCGTGAAACTTTGTGTCGCTCTGTGCTGAACGCAGGTTACACTGCTGACGGCGGTATGGCTCACGAGTGCATCGTTCCAGCAGATTATGCTGTGAAGGTTCCAGAAGGACTTGATTCTTATGCTGCAAGTTCCATCACTTGCGCTGGCGTAACCTGCTATAAGGCTATTAAGGAATCTGGCGTACGCCCTGGTGAATGGATTGTTATTTCCGGTTTGGGTGGCTTGGGTAACCTCGCTTTGCAGTATGCAAAGAACGTATTCCAGGCAAAGGTTGTGGCTGTTGATATTAACGATGAGCAGCTTGAGTTCGCTAAGAAGTTCGGCGCTGATTTATGCGTCAACCCATTGAAGGAAGACGTGGGCGAAGTTGTTCAGCGTGAATGCGGTGGTGCTCATGGCGCAGTTGTGACTGCAGTAGGTAAGAGCGCATTCAATGGTGCTGTAGATGCTTTGCGTGCTGGTGGCACCTTGGCTGCAGTAGGCTTGCCAACTGAATCCATGGATTTGAACATTCCACGTCTTGTTCTGGACGGTATTCGCGTTGTTGGTTCTCTTGTAGGAACTCGTAAGGACTTGGAAGAAGCATTCCAGTTCGGTGCTGAAGGAAAGGTTGTTCCTCAGTGTCAGGCTCGTCCAATGGAAGATATTAACGATATCTTTGATGAGATGATGGCTGGAAAGATTCGTGGCCGTATGGTTATTGATCTTAAGCATTAA
- a CDS encoding cell wall anchor protein: MKNRSRQIAHTVRVMMSMLVSLGLIIAVVTGAYHNTALAKASSGSLTVPSKSLFMRLPSYQGFVLGVIGVSESGDYLYCHQWGVNSSWTYSNSRQIPDSAETRAMGYLLEAYHGSTDPLNHAALALLIHDHFDLDSSRPAWNANRATVVSDVPGVEERARALWAEGIARAVAGTEVTMAYTQAKRRGRVSVRVTNASGQSIKNIPVTVRLKGPALFESNNSDSITVTSATNPLELKWIATGEGQVSTTQSIAVHTLDDVDSAQNFVRLGDMKEAIFQGIRFEVRKVFQPIVSTQVPAATQEAGREIRDNLTVTVKSGDAWEDGVVLNATGYVYTGLTHERVAQLAADAKIQPRDGEKAYDYIARLEQMGLKPQGIAHVDVSDAEQTHRVTAADINASAERLLLSEEGKFLTWVWVIARDEQSKQSQQWMDKDAISGLLDVKESISTRKHVTVDSTVSEHSAQLGAVLTDRITVAGFPEDHGQYAGNVQFGWKPDEKYATVSVYWSQDKPDKAEPPRDDDTHKLIGQFTYKARNGTLAVGGGKPDAFGHPVNIYADKHGYYAFVYSFSGDDRVMPVTSAWNDEWECTRVVTTVQPATIVTRVNKSTVIAGQDFADIARVTGVLAEGASVSFTAYDAVESESDMGLSKTLVEETRVTITPAMKQADGSYEVISPKVRTHKPGIVYWKATLRDANGTILASHGLGAPGEETNVKPPPDTPKTPPSPPQPLARTGVSIVRIVMGCGLALLAYATLMAWRAVCFSVRKHSGVPER, encoded by the coding sequence ATGAAAAATCGATCCAGACAGATAGCACATACAGTACGTGTCATGATGAGTATGCTTGTTAGCTTAGGGTTGATAATTGCTGTGGTAACGGGTGCGTATCACAATACTGCATTAGCTAAAGCGAGCAGTGGTTCGTTGACTGTTCCATCAAAAAGTTTGTTTATGCGTCTGCCAAGTTATCAGGGTTTTGTTTTAGGGGTTATTGGTGTAAGCGAATCTGGTGATTATCTGTATTGTCACCAGTGGGGAGTGAATTCCTCGTGGACGTATAGTAATAGTCGGCAGATTCCTGATTCAGCTGAAACGAGAGCTATGGGATACTTGCTTGAGGCATATCACGGCTCTACAGATCCTCTCAACCATGCTGCTTTGGCCTTGCTGATTCATGATCATTTTGATCTCGACTCATCGAGACCAGCATGGAATGCCAATCGCGCAACCGTTGTATCGGATGTGCCTGGCGTTGAGGAGCGTGCTCGTGCGCTATGGGCAGAGGGTATAGCTCGCGCCGTTGCTGGAACAGAAGTGACAATGGCATATACTCAGGCGAAAAGACGTGGACGTGTCTCTGTGCGCGTAACCAATGCATCGGGTCAATCCATAAAAAATATCCCCGTCACTGTGCGGTTGAAAGGTCCAGCTCTTTTCGAAAGTAATAATTCTGACTCCATTACCGTTACAAGTGCTACAAATCCGCTTGAGCTGAAATGGATTGCTACAGGTGAAGGGCAAGTGAGCACCACGCAAAGTATTGCAGTGCACACTTTAGATGATGTGGATAGTGCTCAAAATTTTGTGCGTTTAGGAGATATGAAAGAGGCTATATTCCAAGGCATTCGTTTTGAAGTGCGTAAGGTATTTCAACCTATCGTGTCTACCCAAGTTCCAGCTGCTACGCAAGAAGCAGGTCGGGAAATTCGAGATAACCTAACAGTAACAGTTAAATCTGGTGATGCGTGGGAAGATGGAGTAGTCCTTAATGCCACAGGATATGTATATACAGGATTAACACATGAGCGAGTTGCTCAGTTGGCAGCAGATGCAAAGATACAACCACGCGATGGTGAAAAAGCGTATGACTATATTGCGCGCTTGGAACAGATGGGATTAAAACCACAAGGCATAGCGCATGTAGATGTTAGTGATGCGGAGCAAACACATCGAGTAACTGCTGCAGATATAAATGCTTCAGCTGAACGTTTACTGCTTAGCGAAGAGGGAAAATTTCTCACGTGGGTGTGGGTTATCGCGCGCGATGAGCAAAGTAAACAATCCCAACAGTGGATGGACAAAGACGCTATTTCGGGACTGCTCGATGTGAAGGAGAGTATATCGACGCGTAAACATGTGACTGTGGATTCGACTGTTTCGGAACATTCTGCTCAATTGGGAGCTGTATTAACGGACCGTATTACCGTGGCCGGTTTTCCTGAAGATCACGGCCAATATGCTGGTAATGTGCAGTTCGGGTGGAAGCCTGATGAAAAATATGCCACGGTGAGTGTGTATTGGTCTCAAGATAAGCCCGATAAGGCAGAACCGCCACGCGATGATGATACTCATAAGCTGATTGGACAGTTTACGTATAAAGCACGCAATGGCACACTAGCTGTGGGCGGCGGAAAACCTGATGCATTCGGTCATCCCGTGAACATATATGCAGATAAACATGGATACTACGCTTTTGTCTACAGTTTTTCAGGTGACGACCGTGTTATGCCAGTAACCAGCGCATGGAACGATGAGTGGGAATGTACGCGCGTGGTCACCACCGTTCAGCCGGCAACTATTGTGACCCGAGTGAATAAATCAACAGTTATAGCGGGGCAAGATTTTGCTGATATTGCACGTGTAACTGGTGTTCTCGCTGAGGGTGCGAGTGTGAGTTTTACTGCTTATGATGCTGTGGAGTCTGAGAGTGATATGGGATTAAGTAAGACTTTGGTTGAGGAAACGCGCGTGACCATTACGCCAGCTATGAAGCAGGCTGATGGAAGCTATGAGGTAATCAGTCCAAAGGTTCGCACGCATAAGCCAGGAATTGTCTATTGGAAAGCCACTTTACGTGATGCGAATGGCACGATTTTAGCCTCGCATGGGTTGGGTGCGCCGGGAGAAGAAACGAATGTTAAACCGCCACCAGATACACCTAAAACTCCACCTTCTCCTCCACAACCATTAGCGCGGACAGGTGTATCTATAGTGCGCATTGTTATGGGCTGCGGTTTAGCGCTTTTAGCATATGCGACGCTTATGGCATGGCGAGCAGTGTGTTTCTCCGTGCGGAAGCATTCAGGCGTGCCAGAAAGGTGA
- a CDS encoding ABC transporter substrate-binding protein yields the protein MSTVDSSPMSDQSQASSRARTRKHSRASRTQRSSTQSGLLFISVLVVLALLVAGGWAVMNHKISLPGGLGTRSGNGTTLKVATAQPLNSLDMSKNTSTALDQALLHNVYDTVVGRDEHNNPAANGLAKKWSISQDGLQYTFTLHKGMKFSNGHTANADDVVASLKRTLETQTADSSRLARITQVNGNNLTVQITLSQPDPNLLWSLSTRAGIVYDSEASYDAQTSALGLGPYQVKKFDPGKSLTLTVNPHYGKAVKGYSTIELTSYPDAQAAVDALEAKKVDAVIPLANSPASAHMSDARQKLTKLENVTVATTSSTHRWGIALNTSADSLFSDTHIRQAYRAMLDQSALISTLGVNAAPLSGPIPSLDPGFEDLTNTYHYDVNQARQLLSYFGYARNFTLAYPQSYGDSFAHIVAGQLSALGGSITPQAIPDDQWQAQVVEGKNFDLALVDFAGSHDVSSIASPDYITQFTSPDMNNHLTAVENAKTDSEYATALSGLANQLALDTPVIWAYEEQPIVAAQAGITGLPTAMADSYVRLDDIIKK from the coding sequence ATGAGTACAGTTGATTCCAGTCCTATGTCCGATCAGTCGCAGGCTTCTTCGCGCGCCCGCACAAGGAAGCACAGTCGCGCATCTCGCACACAGCGTTCTTCAACACAATCAGGACTGCTTTTTATAAGCGTTCTCGTTGTTCTCGCTCTCCTTGTGGCTGGCGGATGGGCTGTGATGAATCATAAAATATCTCTGCCCGGAGGGCTCGGCACCCGCAGCGGTAACGGCACTACTCTAAAAGTAGCAACCGCCCAGCCGCTGAATTCTCTCGACATGAGCAAAAATACATCCACTGCCCTCGATCAAGCCTTGCTTCACAATGTGTATGACACCGTAGTAGGGCGCGATGAACACAATAATCCTGCTGCCAATGGCTTAGCTAAAAAATGGTCAATCTCGCAAGACGGCTTACAATACACGTTCACCTTGCATAAAGGCATGAAGTTTTCTAACGGTCATACTGCCAATGCTGACGATGTTGTGGCTTCTCTCAAACGCACACTTGAAACACAAACAGCTGACTCATCTCGCTTAGCGCGCATTACACAGGTGAACGGTAATAATCTCACTGTGCAGATTACGCTTTCTCAGCCAGATCCTAACCTACTATGGTCCTTAAGCACACGTGCGGGCATTGTGTATGATTCTGAGGCCTCCTATGATGCTCAGACCTCAGCATTAGGATTGGGGCCTTACCAAGTCAAGAAATTTGATCCAGGTAAATCCTTAACATTAACCGTCAACCCTCACTACGGTAAAGCTGTAAAGGGCTATTCCACTATTGAACTGACTTCTTATCCTGATGCGCAGGCAGCCGTGGACGCGCTAGAAGCGAAAAAAGTAGATGCTGTGATTCCTTTAGCTAATTCTCCTGCTAGTGCTCATATGTCTGATGCTCGTCAAAAATTGACGAAGTTAGAGAATGTAACAGTTGCCACTACATCAAGCACACATCGTTGGGGTATTGCCTTAAACACCTCAGCAGATTCGCTCTTCTCTGACACACATATTCGCCAGGCATATCGCGCTATGTTGGATCAATCTGCTTTAATTTCTACTTTAGGTGTGAACGCTGCCCCACTTTCTGGGCCAATTCCTTCACTCGATCCGGGCTTTGAAGATCTCACGAACACCTATCATTATGATGTCAATCAAGCACGCCAATTATTGAGTTACTTTGGATATGCACGCAATTTTACTCTGGCTTATCCGCAAAGCTATGGCGATTCTTTTGCACATATAGTTGCTGGGCAGCTCAGTGCTTTGGGCGGAAGCATTACTCCACAAGCTATTCCTGATGATCAATGGCAGGCTCAAGTAGTTGAAGGAAAGAACTTTGATTTGGCACTCGTCGATTTTGCGGGAAGTCATGATGTATCTAGCATTGCCAGCCCAGATTATATAACGCAGTTCACCAGTCCTGATATGAACAATCATCTAACAGCCGTAGAGAACGCTAAAACTGATAGCGAATACGCAACCGCCTTGTCTGGTCTTGCCAATCAGCTTGCGCTTGACACTCCAGTAATCTGGGCATATGAGGAGCAACCTATTGTGGCCGCTCAAGCCGGCATTACCGGATTGCCAACCGCGATGGCTGACTCCTATGTGCGATTAGACGACATCATCAAAAAATAA
- a CDS encoding inorganic diphosphatase produces the protein MAETFNVLVEIPRGSKNKYEVDHETGRIMLDRTLFTSMGYPDDYGYIEDTLGEDGDPLDALVMIPNSVFPGCIVECRAVGLYHMVDEAGGDDKILCVPADPRFDDIKDIDDVNEFHKKEIEHFFNQYKALEPGKEVMPGSYWTTADKAEAEIVAARKRLADAE, from the coding sequence ATGGCAGAAACATTTAATGTTTTAGTGGAAATTCCACGCGGTTCTAAGAACAAGTATGAAGTGGATCATGAAACTGGTCGTATTATGCTTGACCGTACCCTGTTCACTTCTATGGGATATCCAGATGATTATGGATATATTGAAGATACTTTGGGAGAGGACGGCGATCCACTCGACGCTCTCGTTATGATTCCAAACTCTGTTTTCCCTGGATGCATTGTTGAATGCCGCGCTGTGGGCCTGTATCACATGGTTGATGAAGCTGGTGGAGATGACAAGATTCTGTGCGTTCCAGCAGATCCTCGCTTTGACGATATTAAGGACATTGATGATGTGAACGAATTCCACAAGAAGGAAATCGAACACTTCTTCAACCAGTACAAGGCTTTGGAGCCAGGCAAGGAAGTTATGCCAGGTTCTTACTGGACAACAGCAGATAAGGCAGAAGCAGAGATTGTTGCTGCACGCAAGCGTTTGGCTGATGCTGAATAA
- the valS gene encoding valine--tRNA ligase, with the protein MTNEAHNHSISASLTPLPSKVGVEGLEEKWGAVWEEQQTYAFQGSRDRKAVYSIDTPPPTVSGSLHVGHVFSYTHTDVIARFKRMNGFDVFYPMGWDDNGLPTERRVQNYFGVRVDTSLKYDPDFKPPFEGTEGKKIQAKDQVPVSRQNFIELCERLTAEDEKLFEKLWRTLGLSVDWKNTYHTIGEHPRRVAQKAFLRNLQRGQAYQKQAPGLWDVTFQTAVAQAELESREYDGFYHKVAFHLVDDNSPIYIETTRPELLPACVALIAHPDDERYQKFFGKEVYSPLFGVKVPVVAHEAAEMDKGAGIAMCCTFGDMTDVQWWRDLNLPTRSIIQRNGRIVMTTPEWIESEDGVALFEQIAGKTTFSARQIIVDALRASGDLDGEPTPTKRMTNFYEKGDKPLEIVTSRQWYLSNGGTDRALNAELIERGKQLDFHPDFMRVRYENWVNGLNGDWLISRQRFFGVPFPLWYPINADGEVDYDHPLTPAEDTLPIDPTIDVPAGYTEDQRDVPGGFTAEKDIMDTWATSSLTPQIVTKWAEPGEENEALFKATFPMDLRPQGQDIIRTWLFSSVVRAHLENGVLPWAHAGLSGWILDPDHKKMSKSKGNVVVPSEPIDKFGADAVRYWAASARLGTDAAYEIGEMKIGRRLAIKLLNATKFALAIGREDENHQVADSARAIWNAADVIHPLDQSVMSQLASVIETATTALNDYDHAKALETIESFFWQFCDDYIELAKNRAYGTADATGQLPSAEETLSARTTLGLVLDAFARLLAPYLPYATEEVYSWMHEGEGSVHRAAWPTPELYRAAAGQADSNVLLWAGRALAALRKIKSEAKVSMKTPILSATLALDEKAIAYVQAAAGDIYEAGKVTGSVELVAADLSADDANADEITIAASELGEAPARKK; encoded by the coding sequence ATGACTAATGAAGCACACAATCACAGCATTTCTGCTTCTCTAACCCCTCTGCCAAGCAAGGTTGGCGTAGAGGGTTTGGAAGAGAAGTGGGGCGCTGTTTGGGAAGAACAGCAAACATACGCATTCCAAGGCAGCCGCGATCGCAAGGCTGTATATTCTATTGATACTCCTCCTCCAACCGTGTCGGGTAGCTTGCACGTCGGTCACGTTTTCTCTTACACGCATACCGATGTTATTGCACGCTTCAAGCGTATGAACGGCTTTGATGTGTTCTACCCTATGGGTTGGGATGATAACGGTTTGCCAACAGAGCGACGCGTTCAGAACTACTTTGGCGTACGAGTGGATACATCCTTAAAGTATGACCCTGATTTTAAGCCTCCTTTTGAGGGTACTGAAGGTAAGAAGATTCAGGCAAAAGATCAGGTTCCTGTTTCTCGTCAGAACTTTATTGAATTGTGCGAGCGTTTGACCGCTGAAGACGAAAAACTTTTTGAAAAGTTGTGGCGCACTTTGGGCTTGTCGGTGGATTGGAAGAACACCTATCACACCATTGGTGAGCATCCTCGTCGTGTAGCTCAGAAGGCTTTCTTGCGTAACTTGCAGCGCGGTCAAGCGTATCAAAAGCAGGCTCCTGGTTTATGGGATGTTACTTTCCAAACTGCTGTAGCTCAAGCAGAGTTGGAAAGCCGTGAATATGATGGTTTTTATCATAAGGTTGCTTTCCACCTCGTAGACGATAATTCTCCTATCTATATTGAAACTACTCGTCCTGAACTTTTGCCTGCGTGCGTAGCTTTAATTGCTCACCCGGATGATGAGCGTTATCAAAAGTTCTTCGGCAAAGAAGTATATTCGCCACTCTTTGGCGTGAAAGTTCCTGTTGTGGCTCATGAGGCTGCTGAGATGGATAAGGGCGCTGGTATTGCTATGTGCTGTACTTTCGGTGATATGACCGATGTGCAGTGGTGGCGTGATTTGAATTTGCCAACACGCTCCATTATTCAGCGCAATGGTCGCATAGTCATGACCACTCCTGAATGGATCGAATCCGAGGATGGCGTAGCACTCTTCGAGCAGATTGCTGGTAAAACCACATTCTCTGCTCGTCAAATTATTGTGGATGCTTTGCGTGCATCGGGTGATTTGGATGGTGAGCCAACCCCAACGAAGCGTATGACGAATTTCTATGAAAAGGGCGATAAGCCTTTGGAAATCGTTACTTCGCGCCAGTGGTATTTGTCGAACGGCGGCACTGATCGCGCTTTGAATGCAGAGCTTATTGAGCGCGGCAAGCAGCTGGATTTCCATCCTGATTTCATGCGTGTGCGTTATGAGAATTGGGTTAATGGTCTGAACGGCGATTGGTTGATTTCCCGTCAGCGTTTCTTTGGCGTTCCATTCCCATTGTGGTACCCAATTAACGCCGATGGTGAAGTGGATTATGATCATCCATTGACCCCAGCAGAAGATACTCTGCCTATTGACCCAACTATCGATGTTCCTGCTGGATACACTGAAGATCAGCGTGATGTTCCTGGCGGCTTTACTGCTGAAAAGGACATTATGGATACCTGGGCAACATCATCTTTGACCCCTCAGATTGTGACGAAGTGGGCAGAGCCTGGTGAAGAAAATGAGGCACTGTTTAAGGCTACCTTCCCTATGGATTTGCGTCCTCAAGGTCAAGATATTATCCGCACATGGCTGTTTAGCTCCGTGGTACGCGCACATTTGGAAAATGGCGTGCTTCCATGGGCTCATGCTGGCTTGTCTGGCTGGATTTTAGACCCTGATCACAAAAAGATGAGTAAATCTAAGGGCAACGTGGTTGTGCCTTCCGAACCTATTGACAAGTTCGGCGCTGATGCTGTGCGTTACTGGGCTGCTTCAGCACGTTTGGGTACTGACGCTGCTTACGAAATTGGCGAGATGAAGATTGGTCGTCGTTTGGCAATTAAGCTGCTCAACGCTACTAAGTTTGCTCTGGCTATTGGACGCGAAGATGAAAACCATCAGGTTGCTGATTCTGCTCGTGCTATATGGAATGCAGCCGATGTTATTCATCCTTTGGATCAATCTGTTATGTCCCAGCTGGCTTCTGTTATTGAAACAGCAACAACTGCTTTGAATGATTATGATCATGCGAAGGCATTGGAGACCATTGAATCCTTCTTCTGGCAGTTCTGCGATGACTATATTGAGCTTGCAAAGAACCGTGCCTATGGTACTGCTGATGCTACTGGTCAGCTTCCAAGCGCTGAGGAGACTCTGTCTGCTCGCACCACTTTGGGACTTGTTTTGGATGCTTTCGCACGACTGTTAGCCCCTTATTTGCCTTATGCTACCGAGGAAGTATATTCCTGGATGCATGAAGGTGAAGGCTCTGTGCATCGTGCGGCATGGCCGACACCTGAACTCTACCGCGCTGCTGCAGGCCAAGCAGATAGCAATGTTTTGCTCTGGGCTGGTCGCGCTTTAGCTGCTCTGCGTAAGATTAAGTCGGAAGCTAAGGTGTCTATGAAGACTCCAATTCTGAGCGCCACCCTAGCTTTAGATGAAAAAGCTATTGCTTATGTTCAGGCAGCTGCTGGCGATATTTATGAAGCTGGAAAAGTTACTGGTTCAGTTGAATTAGTTGCAGCAGATTTATCTGCTGACGATGCTAATGCTGATGAGATTACTATTGCAGCTTCTGAACTTGGTGAAGCTCCAGCGCGCAAGAAGTAA